The genome window TTCGGACGCGGCGGCCGCCTCGAGACGAAAGTCGGTTTCAAGCCTGACGGTGCGCGCGAGCGTATCGACGACCTCGATCATACGCAGCCGGCGCGCCTCGGAGGAATAGCGCTCAGCCAGTCGCGCCACGCGATACATGTCGCGCAGATCGAGCGCGAATCGGCCTTCGATCCCCGGCCGCAGCACTTTCACCGCAACCTTGCGCACGCCCTCCTTGTACTGCGCCTGGGCGACATGCACCTGCGCGACGGAGGCGGCGGCGACAGGCTCGCCGAAAGACACAAACAGCTCGTCGATGCTGCGGCCCAGCGCTTTTTCGACGATCGCGACGGCCTTGTCGCGGCCGAACGGCTCCATCCGATCCTGCAGCGCGGTCAGCGCATCGGCGATTTCGCCGCCGACGATGTCGGGGCGCGTCGCCAGAAACTGCCCGAGCTTCACGTAAGAAGGGCCGATCTGCGCCAGCGCGCGCACCAGCGCCCGCCCGGCCCCGTCGCGCTTGCCGCCCGCGAAGAGATTGGCGAAGCGCACGAGCGGCGCCGCCGCCGGCGGCAGAAGCGCCGGATCGAGAAGCGCAAAGACGCCTTCGCGCGCCATGATGTAGCCGGCGCGCGCCAGACGATAGAAATGACCGACGCCAAGGATCACGAACGCCGCCGCCCTTTAGATCACGCTGCATTCGGGCGGAATCGCCCAAACTATCGTGATCGAATCCAAAAGATTAGAGCGCGGCGTCACCGGGTCCCGATTTTTCGCAGCGCGCTGTTGAGAGATCAGCTCTTCCAGCCCGAATGGATCGCCACCACGCCGCCCGTCAACCGCTCAAAGCCGGTGCGCCGAAAGCCCGCCTTGCGGATCATCCGTTCGAATTCTTCGGCGCTGGGGAATTTGCGAATCGATTCGACGAGATAGCGGTAGGGCTCCGAATCTCCCGCGACAAGCTTGCCGATGGCCGGAATGACGTTGAAGGAATAGGCTTCGTAGAGCTTGTCGAGGCCCGGAACGGCGACCTGCGAAAACTCAAGGCACAGGAAACGGCCGCCGGGCTTCAGCACGCGATGGGCTTCGGCGAGCGCGACGTCGATGCGCGGCACGTTGCGAATGCCGAAAGCGACCGTGTAGCTGTCGAAATGCGCGTCGGGAAAAGGCAGCGATTCGGCGTTGGCCTGCACGAATTCGACGCCGGAAACGCCGCGATCGCGCGCGCGGTCGCGGCCGACCTCAAGCATGTCGCCATTGATGTCGAGCACGACGATTTCGGCGTCATGCGCCGCGCCGGCGGCGATGCGGAAGGCGACGTCGCCCGTGCCGCCCGCGACGTCGAGATGGCGAAAGTCCTTGCGCCCGCGCGCATGGACCTTGGCGGCCAGCGTGTCCTTCCACAGCCGGTGCATGCCGCCCGACATGAGGTCGTTCATGATATCGTAGCGCCGCGCAACCTTGTGGAAGACGTCGTCGACGAGGCCCTGTTTCTCGTTCAAGGGAACCTCGGAATAGCCGAAATGGGTCGAGCCCTCTCGCTCGGAAGTTCGATCAATCATCAGGCGCTCGGGTGACGAGGAAGGAAGGGGACGGTATAGCCTGTCGCCGAGCCGGTGGCTACGCCCGCGCCGTTCCCGCCCGCCGGCGCTTTGACGGGGTCAACCCACTGCATGCCAGAGCTGCCTGAAGTCGAAACCGTGCGACGGGGATTGGCGCCCGCGCTCATTGGCGCGACGATCGAGCGCGTCGAGCTGAGGCGCCGCGATCTGCGCTTTCCCTTCCCCGAACGCTTTGCCGCGCGTCTTCAGGACCGGCGCGTCCTCGACCTTCGCCGCCGCGCGAAATATCTCCTCGCCGATCTCGACGACGGCCATTCGCTGATCATGCATCTTGGCATGAGCGGCTCGTTTCGCATCGACGAAGAAACGCCAGGCGCGTTTCATCACAAGCGCGACAAAAACGCCGCGCATGACCATGTCGTCTTGCATCTCGGTCACGCGCGGCGCATCGTCTATAACGACCCGCGCCGTTTCGGCTACATGCTGCTCATCGCCACGCATGCGATCGATGCGGACAAGCTCTTTCGCGGCCTCGGGGTCGAACCTTTGAGCGGGGCGCTCGACGCCGCGTTGCTCGCCCGCGCCTTTCGCGGACGCGCGGCGCCGGCGAAGGCGCTGCTGCTCGACCAGCGCCTGATCGCCGGCCTCGGCAACATTTACGTGTGCGAGGCGCTGCATCGCGCGCATATTTCGCCGCTGCGCGCGGCGGGATCGCTCGTTCTCGCCAGCGGCCGGCCGACGGCGGCGCTGGCGCGGCTGCCGCAGGCGATCAAGGATATTTTGACGGATGCGCTGAAGGCGGGCGGCTCGTCCTTACGCGATCATCGCCAGATCGACGGCTCCCTCGGCTATTTCCAGCATAGTTTCCGCGTCTACGACCGCGAAGGCGCCGCCTGCCCGACGCCGGGCTGCAAGGGCACGATCGTGCGCGTAGTTCAATCGGGGCGCTCGACCTTTTATTGTCCTGCGTGCCAGACGTGACGCCCTTGCGAGGCGGCCCGCGGCGAGCTTAATAACCTCCATGTCCCAAAATGCAGTCGCGCCAAGGCCGACGCTCGCCGTCGCCGGCCTTTCGAAGAGTTACGACAAGCGCAGAGTGGTCGGCCCGCTCGACTTCTCGCTGGAGGCCGGCTCCGTCACCGGATTGCTCGGCGGCAATGGCGCCGGCAAGACCACGACGATCGGCATGGTGATGGGGCTGATCGAACCGACGCAAGGTTCGGTCCACGCTTTCGGCTGCGACATGTCGCGCGAGCGCTATGGCGCGCTCGGCCGGATGAACTTCGAAAGTCCCTATGTCGACATGCCGCATCGCCTCACCGTGCGGCAGAATTTGCGCGTCTTCGGCATGCTCTACGACGTCGCGGATCTTGACGCGAAGATCGAGCAGCTCGCGAAGGATCTCGCGCTTGGGGATTTTCTCGACCGGCAGACCGGACGTCTTTCCGCAGGCCAGAAGACGCGCGTCGCCATCGCCAAATCGCTGATCAACGACCCGCAGCTCCTGCTGCTCGACGAACCGACGGCCTCGCTCGACCCCGACACGGCGGACTGGGTGCGGGCGCGGTTGGAGGCGCATCGGCGCACGCATAATTGCGCCATTCTGCTCGCCTCCCACAATATGAGCGAGGTCGAGCGTCTGTGCGACCGGGTGCTGATGCTGAAGGACGGGACGCTCGTCGACGATGATTCGCCCGCAAGTCTCCTGGCGCGCTACGGCCGCGACACGCTCGAAGAAGTGTTTCTCGACGTCGCGCGCGGGCGCGTCGACGGAGCCCCGGCATGAATTTTTCTTTCAAGCGCATCGGCGCGATGGTGCTGCGCTATTCCTATCTCTTACGCGCGTCCTATACGCGCGTGCTCGACATCATCTATTGGCCGGCCGTTCAGCTCCTCACCTGGGGATTTCTGCAGACCTATCTCGTGCGCGCCGGCGCGCTCGCGGCGCCGGGCGGGGCGGCGCAGGCCGCCGGCACGCTGATCGGCGCCATACTTC of Methylocystis sp. SC2 contains these proteins:
- the ubiE gene encoding bifunctional demethylmenaquinone methyltransferase/2-methoxy-6-polyprenyl-1,4-benzoquinol methylase UbiE, with translation MMIDRTSEREGSTHFGYSEVPLNEKQGLVDDVFHKVARRYDIMNDLMSGGMHRLWKDTLAAKVHARGRKDFRHLDVAGGTGDVAFRIAAGAAHDAEIVVLDINGDMLEVGRDRARDRGVSGVEFVQANAESLPFPDAHFDSYTVAFGIRNVPRIDVALAEAHRVLKPGGRFLCLEFSQVAVPGLDKLYEAYSFNVIPAIGKLVAGDSEPYRYLVESIRKFPSAEEFERMIRKAGFRRTGFERLTGGVVAIHSGWKS
- the mutM gene encoding bifunctional DNA-formamidopyrimidine glycosylase/DNA-(apurinic or apyrimidinic site) lyase, coding for MPELPEVETVRRGLAPALIGATIERVELRRRDLRFPFPERFAARLQDRRVLDLRRRAKYLLADLDDGHSLIMHLGMSGSFRIDEETPGAFHHKRDKNAAHDHVVLHLGHARRIVYNDPRRFGYMLLIATHAIDADKLFRGLGVEPLSGALDAALLARAFRGRAAPAKALLLDQRLIAGLGNIYVCEALHRAHISPLRAAGSLVLASGRPTAALARLPQAIKDILTDALKAGGSSLRDHRQIDGSLGYFQHSFRVYDREGAACPTPGCKGTIVRVVQSGRSTFYCPACQT
- a CDS encoding ABC transporter ATP-binding protein, whose protein sequence is MSQNAVAPRPTLAVAGLSKSYDKRRVVGPLDFSLEAGSVTGLLGGNGAGKTTTIGMVMGLIEPTQGSVHAFGCDMSRERYGALGRMNFESPYVDMPHRLTVRQNLRVFGMLYDVADLDAKIEQLAKDLALGDFLDRQTGRLSAGQKTRVAIAKSLINDPQLLLLDEPTASLDPDTADWVRARLEAHRRTHNCAILLASHNMSEVERLCDRVLMLKDGTLVDDDSPASLLARYGRDTLEEVFLDVARGRVDGAPA